From Microbacterium croceum, a single genomic window includes:
- a CDS encoding ABC transporter substrate-binding protein — translation MSSRRSTSVIAIGAVALLALAGCSGGNSANNGGQSSGTDSLVIDTAFSIETADPGHTYDPTGNMIAKALYETLVDFKGSDVSTPVPGLASWEQNDEATEFTFTLEGDRVFSDGSPIEAKDVVFSLQRIQGMADAKPNFLLGGLTITEVDDKTIEFTSETPLLQLPAILANPALGIVNSDVVIENGGTTDGTDTAQKFLDGESAGSGPFVLDTLDLSSQVVLTRNDEYNGDEESAYKRVVVRNVSESATQLANLKGGDSMVAMDLNGDQVAGLGDDITVDSVPSGQTIFLLLNQSEAVAGDLANVKIAEAIRYSLDYDSLLELAGAGSVQATGVIPPGFEGALDSGVTQDLDKAKAALAEAGYTGQTLKLQFPNDYPVGGVEFTPLAERIQAQLEDAGITVELAPAPFATELDAYVNGTEGFGLWFWGPDYADSANFLPFGPGLKVGLRAGWAAEANPAIAAIAADAAAATDAAARTDAFTAFAEAMQTEGPFVPLIVPGRNISSADSVTGAVYNSVWEMDIAEITPAG, via the coding sequence ATGTCGTCACGTCGCAGCACGTCGGTCATCGCGATCGGAGCCGTTGCGCTCCTCGCGCTCGCAGGATGCTCAGGAGGGAACTCGGCCAACAACGGCGGCCAGTCCTCCGGCACGGATTCGCTGGTCATCGACACGGCGTTCTCGATCGAGACGGCCGACCCCGGCCACACCTACGACCCCACCGGCAACATGATCGCCAAGGCGCTCTACGAGACGCTGGTCGACTTCAAGGGCTCTGACGTGTCGACCCCGGTCCCCGGCCTCGCCTCCTGGGAGCAGAACGACGAGGCGACCGAGTTCACCTTCACGCTCGAGGGCGACCGCGTCTTCTCCGACGGCTCGCCCATCGAGGCGAAGGATGTCGTCTTCTCGCTGCAGCGCATCCAGGGCATGGCCGACGCCAAGCCGAACTTCCTGCTCGGCGGCCTCACCATCACCGAGGTCGACGACAAGACCATCGAGTTCACATCCGAGACCCCGCTGCTGCAGCTGCCCGCGATCCTCGCGAACCCGGCGCTCGGCATCGTCAACTCCGACGTCGTGATCGAGAACGGCGGCACGACCGACGGCACCGACACGGCGCAGAAGTTCCTCGACGGGGAGTCGGCCGGTTCCGGCCCGTTCGTGCTCGACACGCTCGACCTCAGCTCGCAGGTCGTCCTGACCCGCAACGACGAGTACAACGGCGACGAGGAGTCGGCATACAAGCGCGTCGTCGTGCGCAACGTCTCGGAGAGCGCCACGCAGCTCGCCAACCTCAAGGGCGGCGACTCGATGGTCGCGATGGACCTGAACGGCGACCAGGTCGCCGGTCTGGGCGACGACATCACGGTGGACTCGGTCCCGTCCGGACAGACCATCTTCCTGCTGCTGAACCAGTCCGAGGCCGTCGCTGGTGACCTGGCGAACGTCAAGATCGCCGAGGCCATCCGCTACTCGCTCGACTACGACTCGCTGCTGGAGCTGGCGGGCGCCGGTTCCGTGCAGGCGACCGGTGTCATCCCGCCCGGATTCGAGGGCGCGCTCGACAGCGGAGTGACGCAGGACCTCGACAAGGCCAAGGCCGCGCTCGCCGAGGCCGGCTACACGGGCCAGACCCTGAAGCTGCAGTTCCCGAACGACTACCCGGTCGGTGGCGTGGAGTTCACCCCGCTCGCCGAGCGCATCCAGGCACAGCTCGAAGACGCCGGCATCACGGTCGAGCTCGCCCCGGCCCCGTTCGCGACCGAGCTCGACGCCTACGTCAACGGCACCGAGGGCTTCGGCCTCTGGTTCTGGGGTCCGGACTACGCGGACTCCGCGAACTTCCTGCCCTTCGGCCCCGGTCTGAAGGTCGGTCTCCGCGCCGGCTGGGCCGCTGAGGCCAACCCGGCCATCGCCGCGATCGCTGCTGATGCCGCTGCAGCCACCGACGCCGCTGCGCGCACCGATGCCTTCACGGCCTTCGCCGAGGCCATGCAGACCGAGGGCCCGTTCGTGCCGCTGATCGTCCCCGGTCGCAACATCTCCTCGGCCGACAGCGTCACCGGCGCCGTGTACAACTCCGTCTGGGAGATGGACATCGCCGAGATCACCCCGGCCGGCTGA
- a CDS encoding Lrp/AsnC family transcriptional regulator: protein MSSKDAEQSKHSGRNATPLDETAYRILEVLRDNGRVSIAALADKVGISRANAYTRVESLVHDGVITGFSARVDQAKAGLSIGALVFVTVLPQAWASFRDRVLEMPDVEWCAITTGEHDAMLLIRAVDVSGVHEFSTGVIAQLPEVRTVVSVVVLDEVIRRPYLLPGDLPERASASALLGMTRWTPASPGRDTLPPR from the coding sequence ATGTCCAGCAAGGATGCCGAACAGTCAAAGCATTCTGGACGGAATGCCACCCCGTTGGACGAGACCGCGTACAGAATCCTCGAAGTGCTCCGTGATAACGGTCGCGTCTCGATCGCCGCACTCGCGGACAAGGTGGGGATCTCCCGGGCGAATGCGTACACGCGGGTCGAATCGCTCGTGCACGACGGGGTGATCACGGGCTTCAGCGCACGGGTCGATCAGGCCAAGGCCGGACTCTCGATCGGCGCACTCGTGTTCGTCACGGTGCTGCCGCAGGCCTGGGCGTCGTTCCGCGACCGCGTGCTCGAGATGCCGGATGTGGAGTGGTGCGCGATCACCACGGGCGAGCACGATGCGATGCTGCTGATCCGCGCGGTCGACGTGAGCGGTGTGCACGAGTTCTCGACCGGCGTCATCGCGCAGCTGCCCGAGGTGCGCACGGTCGTGAGCGTGGTGGTTCTCGACGAAGTCATCCGCCGCCCGTACCTGCTGCCGGGCGACCTCCCCGAGCGCGCGAGCGCGAGTGCCCTGCTCGGCATGACGCGCTGGACCCCGGCCTCCCCCGGCCGCGACACGCTCCCCCCGCGCTGA